CCTGTTCATCATCGCCATCGGCCTCGGTATCGGCGCCATGTATGTGCGCTCGATGACCATCATGCTGGTGGAGAAGGGCACGCTTGCAGAGTATCGCTACCTGGAACACGGCGCATTCTATGCCATCCTGATCCTCTCGGTCATCATGTATGTACAGACGCTGTATCATATCCCGGAGGTCATTACCGGTCTCGGCGGCGCAGGTCTGATTGGTCTCTCGCTCTGGTCGTCCATCCGCTACAATCGACGTGAACAGGCACATGGTGCCGAAGCACTGACTTGAGTTCAGACACGATATCGGGCCCTTGATGGGCCCGGTTTCATTTTGCAGGTATCATGACATAACCGTAATAAAACATGACTTTTAAATACAGGAATTGACCGCTATTCAGGGAGGCAGATTGCTTCTCAATTTTCAGGAATTTGCCATGGATCAAGTTTCACCCCCTGTGACAGAGACGCCTCGTCGAGGCCCCAATTTGCCCTCCTGGACACTCACCGTGCTTGAAAGCTTCGACGTGACGCCAAAGATGCGGCGTATTGTGTTCAGCGTCGAAAACATAGACCGTTTCGAGTACAAACCTGGACAGGACATCGTCTTTTTCTTGAATGATCCGGCAGGCGGCCATGGACGCCGGCACTATACCGTGCGCGCAGTTGACCGGGATGCCAACACCCTCTCTGTGGACTTCGTTCTGCACGGTAATTCCGTCGGTCCCAACTTTGCCCGAAGCGTAAAGCCGGGCGATCAGGTCGAGGTAAAGGGGCCGCGCGGACGGGTGGTTTTCAGGCCGGATGCCGATTGGCACCTGCTGACTGGCGATGAAACCTGCATTCCCGGCATCCTGCACATTCTCGAGACATTGCCGACCGGCGCACGAGCGATGGCTTTCATCGAGATCGAGGATGATAGCTGGAAACAGGATTTCGAGACGCAAGGGGAAGTCACGATCGAGTGGATCGCACGCGGCAAGGCAGGCCCGAGCTCGGTGATGATCGATCGGTTGAGCACGCTTGCGCTGCCTGACGGACATGGGCAGGCTCTCATCATCGGCGAGACCAGCAATGTGCGGGCCCAGCGCCATTATCTCATCGAACGTGGCTTCAGCCGGGATCGGATCGCATCAGAAGGTTACTGGCGCCCCGGTCGCAACGGCGGTCACGATCACGTCGATGACTGACTTTCAGGTCAAAACAGAGCGGCATCGAGATCATCATCCGAGAGGACGGTAAGCGGTGCCTGCTCCGGGACAGCGGTTCCAAGGATGGCAGCGTGAAGCTCTCGCTCGGCCGCCATTGTGTAGATCCGGTTGATCCTGGGACCAATGACATCGAGTGCAGGCTGAAGGCGCGTGACATCGACGGACTGGTGGGAACTGGTATGCAGTTCCTCTTCGCACCGATGGAGGATTTCACCCAGATCCGCACGAAAATCCAATCGCTGAAGAGCGGCATTCATTTCAGCAACTCCAGAAGCGCCTTCCTTCGCCAAATTGGAAAGATCACCCTCCATGGCCTGGCCGACCGAGCGGATGCTTTCCAGCGCGCGCCGCAGACGATCATCAAGGCAATCCTGTGGAGCATCTTCTGGCGTATCGGTCAAAAGGCCTTTTGCCGCTCCTTCAAGCAACTTCAATTGCTCGAGGATCTGCTCAGCCGCTTCATCCAGATGACCTGCGAAGATGCGTAATTCCGCCGTGACAACGTTGATGGCCTTGCCTTCCTCGCCAATCTTGCCGCAACGCAGGTTCGTATTGAGGGCCATATAGTGGATGTCGCCGCGAACGACACGAACGATCCCGATGTCTTTCAGGAGAACTTCCACTGTCGCCAGGGTGCGCCTCGTCATCCGGGAAGCCTCGTCAGCGACCGCCTCGATTTCGGTAACGGCTGAACGCGCCTGTCCAATGCCGGTTTCGAGATCGCGTAACGATCCGTTCGAGGGCTCGTCACCCTCGCCGACCATTTCACGCTGGATTGTCGTGATCTGGCCAAGTTCATGACGGAAGCTCGCGATTGTCTCGACGATTCTCGCCGTATCGCGCTCAAAATCCTGGCGCGTCTGATGCAATTGTTCAGCGACGAGTTGGCGAACGATGGCTCTGAGCGCCTCATGATCGTCACGGCTCAGCGATGCCGCTTCCGCGGATAGAAGATAATCCTCCAGTATCGAGAATGAGGTCTGGCAGTGTTCGACACGTTGGCGAGTGATATCACCCACCTGCATGGCGGAAAGGGTGGAAGCCAACTTGTTCTGGATGCCCCTTGCAATACCCTTTACCTGCTCGGCACGCTGGTTGAGTTCGTGGCGGTGCGCGCTGATCTGATCGATGCCGCGCCCCAGGCCAGACACGATCGTCGGAATCGTCTGGCTATATCGGTCCAGTGTCGCGGAGCCCTTGCTCATGACAGGACCAAGTCCTGATCCGAGTTCGCCGAGCTTTTGCGACAGGCCATTGACCTGCTCGCTGCCTTCCTGGATGCGTTCGAGGATCTCTTCCGCAAATCCTGCGAAATCCGGGATACCGGCCCCTGTGATCTTGGCTGTTACGGCAAAGGTTCGAAGATAACGCAGTGTTTCCTGCATCCGGCTGATGTGAGGACGCAAAGAGCGTTCTGCCTCGGCAATTTCTCGAAATCCGATCTGCCGCTTCGCCTCGCCTTCCGTGAGGCTGGAAAGCCTGGCAACGGTGGCTTTCAGTTCGCCCATGGTGGCGTTGGCAGTTCCTTCGTCCAGCGAGCCGGTCAGGGCATCGAGAGAAGAGATCATCTTGTTCAAGATATCGAGAATAGACAGAAGTACAGCGCCACCGTCCAGAAAGCGTTGCTCGATGCGCGTACGCGCTTCCTCCAGCCGATCCGCATAAGATGAGGCATCGCGCGGAAAGCTCATCTCTTTTCTGGTTGCTGCCATTACCACGCCGTCAATCTCCGGTTTTAGGCAGAATTGCCCCGTTCCAGCACTGCGCATCGAGTTCCGAATCGCTTTACTCGACTTGTGCGTGAATTAGTTGACCTGCCGGGCGTTAAAGACTTGCCAATAGGACTCACGATTTCTGCAGCTTGGTTAATTTTCCTGACGCTGAAGTGCGCAATTCTGAAGGCACCGGAAATTACTAGGCAAGAAGTGATGCTCGACTATTAGTAACTTGTTAAGCATCCGGCACCACATTACCCAAAGTTGAATCACCGTTTAGCGACAGGTTAATTCGCGATGAGCAGCAATGAGACTGTGGCGGTCCTTTCCTGGGACGAAAGCCTTACGCTTCGCACCATATCTAACCATTGCGATGAGCTTCTATTAGCACTAACCCAGAAATCTGCGGTTGCTATAGATATAACTGATGACCAGCCTGTAGATCTCAGCCTCATCCAACTTATAGAGTCGGCGCGCATCTATGCCTCGACCTCCGGCAAGAAGCTCACACTGCTGAAGCCGGCGTCAGGTCATGTGCGTGACGTGCTTGAGCGAGGCGGTTTCCTGCAAAACATATCTCCGGAAGATTCCAACTTCTGGCTGCATGATGGAGTTAAGTAATGACCGCCAAGATTCTGACTGTTGACGATTCTGCCAGTATCCGCCTTACCACACGCGTTGCGCTCACCAATGCGGGCTATGCCATCACGGAAGCCGTGGACGGTATGGATGGATTAAGCAAAATGCGAAGCGGTCAATTCGATCTGATCGTGACAGACCTGAACATGCCGCAGATGGATGGCCTGACCATGATCCGCGAGCTTCGCAAGCTCCCTGCCTATATGGGGGTCCCGGTCATTTTTCTCACGACTGAATCCGACAACGAACTGAAGAGCCAAGCCAAGGCCGCCGGTGCGACAGGCTGGCTGACCAAGCCCTTTGACCCGGAAAGCCTGGTCAAGATTGTCAAGAAGGTTCTCGGCAGATGAGTTTTCCCGATCCAATAGCGGTTTTCCGTACGGAAGCTGCGGAATTGCTTGAGCAGATCGAAACCGGTCTGCTGGATCTCAATCATGACCTGGCCAACAAGGACCAGGTCGACGCCGTCTTCCGTGGGCTGCACACGCTGAAGGGATCCGGCGCCATGTTCGGGTTCGAGGCGCTGGCG
The window above is part of the Rhizobium rhizoryzae genome. Proteins encoded here:
- a CDS encoding STAS domain-containing protein, giving the protein MSSNETVAVLSWDESLTLRTISNHCDELLLALTQKSAVAIDITDDQPVDLSLIQLIESARIYASTSGKKLTLLKPASGHVRDVLERGGFLQNISPEDSNFWLHDGVK
- a CDS encoding response regulator, with the translated sequence MTAKILTVDDSASIRLTTRVALTNAGYAITEAVDGMDGLSKMRSGQFDLIVTDLNMPQMDGLTMIRELRKLPAYMGVPVIFLTTESDNELKSQAKAAGATGWLTKPFDPESLVKIVKKVLGR
- a CDS encoding chemotaxis protein; protein product: MVMAATRKEMSFPRDASSYADRLEEARTRIEQRFLDGGAVLLSILDILNKMISSLDALTGSLDEGTANATMGELKATVARLSSLTEGEAKRQIGFREIAEAERSLRPHISRMQETLRYLRTFAVTAKITGAGIPDFAGFAEEILERIQEGSEQVNGLSQKLGELGSGLGPVMSKGSATLDRYSQTIPTIVSGLGRGIDQISAHRHELNQRAEQVKGIARGIQNKLASTLSAMQVGDITRQRVEHCQTSFSILEDYLLSAEAASLSRDDHEALRAIVRQLVAEQLHQTRQDFERDTARIVETIASFRHELGQITTIQREMVGEGDEPSNGSLRDLETGIGQARSAVTEIEAVADEASRMTRRTLATVEVLLKDIGIVRVVRGDIHYMALNTNLRCGKIGEEGKAINVVTAELRIFAGHLDEAAEQILEQLKLLEGAAKGLLTDTPEDAPQDCLDDRLRRALESIRSVGQAMEGDLSNLAKEGASGVAEMNAALQRLDFRADLGEILHRCEEELHTSSHQSVDVTRLQPALDVIGPRINRIYTMAAERELHAAILGTAVPEQAPLTVLSDDDLDAALF
- a CDS encoding siderophore-interacting protein; the encoded protein is MDQVSPPVTETPRRGPNLPSWTLTVLESFDVTPKMRRIVFSVENIDRFEYKPGQDIVFFLNDPAGGHGRRHYTVRAVDRDANTLSVDFVLHGNSVGPNFARSVKPGDQVEVKGPRGRVVFRPDADWHLLTGDETCIPGILHILETLPTGARAMAFIEIEDDSWKQDFETQGEVTIEWIARGKAGPSSVMIDRLSTLALPDGHGQALIIGETSNVRAQRHYLIERGFSRDRIASEGYWRPGRNGGHDHVDD